One genomic window of Cannabis sativa cultivar Pink pepper isolate KNU-18-1 chromosome 2, ASM2916894v1, whole genome shotgun sequence includes the following:
- the LOC115718932 gene encoding UPF0603 protein At1g54780, chloroplastic produces the protein METILSSQSLFPLSNHKASSPTTSPSPSLQPRSNFVFLPKPITSNLIKKQPFQSLKPSFALPANWFSYAQQGLAALALSLALNFSPVLLSSGTALASEFDILNDGPPKESYVVDDAGVLSRVTKSDLKRLLSDLESRKNIHINFITVRKLTSKADAFEYADQVLERWYPTIEDGNDKGIVVLVTSQKEGAVTGGPAFVQAVGDTILDATVSENLPVLATEEKYNEAIYSSAKRLVAAIDGLPDPGGPQVKENKRESNFKSKEETDEKRGQFTLVVGGLLVIAFVVPMAQYYAYVSKK, from the exons ATGGAAACCATTCTTTCATCTCAGTCTCTCTTTCCTCTCTCGAATCACAAAGCTTCTTCTCCAACAACTTCTCCGTCTCCCTCCCTCCAACCCAGATCAAATTTTGTGTTTTTACCAAAACCCATTACTTCGAACCTTATCAAGAAACAACCTTTTCAATCGCTTAAACCATCTTTTGCACTACCCGCTAACTGGTTTTCTTATGCCCAACAAGGGTTAGCTGCTCTAGCTCTCTCTTTAGCTTTAAACTTTTCTCCGGTGCTTTTGTCAAGTGGCACTGCTCTAGCTTCTGAGTTTGATATCCTTAATGATGGACCACCGAAAGAATCCTATGTTGTTGATGATGCAGGAGTGCTTAGCCGAGTTACGAAATCAGATTTGAAGAGATTgttgtctgatttggagtccagaAAGAATATTCACATCAATTTCATAACCGTTAGAAAGCTCACT AGCAAAGCTGATGCTTTTGAGTATGCTGACCAAGTTTTGGAGCGTTGGTATCCCACCATTGAAGATGGCAACGACAAGGGCATTGTCGTCCTGGTGACCAGTCAAAAAGAAGGAGCTGTGACCGGTGGTCCTGCTTTTGTTCAAGCTGTAGGAGATACTATCCTTGATGCAACTGTGTCAGAGAACCTTCCTG TCTTGGCTACAGAAGAGAAATACAATGAAGCCATTTATAGTAGCGCGAAAAGACTCGTTGCAGCAATTGACGGACTTCCAGATCCTGGAGGTCCCCAGGTTAAAGAAAACAAAAGGGAATCCAATTTCAAAAGCAAGGAAGAGACCGACGAAAAACGTGGACAGTTCACCCTTGTTGTCGGAGGCTTACTGGTGATTGCCTTTGTTGTTCCTATGGCACAATACTATGCTTATGTCTCAAAGAAGTAA
- the LOC115718931 gene encoding GDSL esterase/lipase At1g54790 isoform X1, translated as MASKTMMIPHILTLLSILAPCVDSVVEFNYPAVFNFGDSNSDTGELVAAYGSFLNSPYGQSYFKNPSGRACDGRLIVDFLMDAMDLPFLNSYLDSIGAPSFRKGCNFAAAGSTVLPATATSVSPFSFGLQVSQFGRFKAKTLELLAKGRKFSKYIPTEDVFSKGLYMFDIGQNDVAGAFYSKTFDQIIASIPTILLEFENGIKNLYDQGARNFWIHNTGPLGCLTQNVLKFGTDPSKLDEQGCVSAHNQAAKLFNLQLHALSKKLQGQYSDTNFTYVDIFSIKSNLIANYSKYGFEQPIMACCGYGGPPLNYDFRISCGQTKILNGTSVTAKGCTDSTDYISWDGIHYTEAANQFVSSQILTGKYSDPPFSDKMPFVLKLKF; from the exons ATGGCTTCCAAGACCATGATGATTCCCCACATCTTAACCCTATTATCAATTCTCGCACCTTGTGTAGATTCAGTTGTTGAATTCAACTATCCAGCTGTTTTTAATTTTGGTGATTCAAACTCTGACACTGGTGAGCTTGTTGCTGCTTATGGGTCCTTCCTTAACTCCCCTTATGGCCAATCATACTTCAAAAACCCATCTGGCAGAGCCTGTGATGGCCGTCTAATCGTAGATTTTCTAA TGGATGCAATGGATCTTCCGTTTCTAAATTCCTATCTGGATTCCATTGGTGCGCCAAGTTTTCGAAAAGGGTGCAATTTCGCAGCCGCGGGATCTACTGTGCTCCCAGCAACTGCAACATCAGTTAGCCCTTTTTCATTTGGACTTCAGGTGTCTCAGTTTGGCAGATTTAAAGCTAAGACTCTTGAATTGCTGGCTAAAG GTAGAAAGTTTTCCAAGTACATTCCAACAGAGGACGTTTTCTCCAAGGGGCTATACATGTTTGATATAGGCCAGAATGATGTTGCTGGTGCATTTTACTCCAAAACGTTCGATCAGATAATTGCTTCAATTCCAACAATAttgttagaatttgaaaatgGCATAAAG AATCTATATGATCAAGGGGCCAGAAATTTTTGGATACACAACACAGGCCCTCTTGGATGCTTGACTCAGAATGTTCTCAAATTCGGAACTGACCCATCCAAGCTTGATGAACAAGGGTGCGTCAGCGCACACAACCAAGCCGCTAAACTGTTCAATCTTCAGCTTCATGCTCTATCTAAGAAATTACAGGGCCAATACTCAGATACAAATTTCACTTATGTTGATATCTTCTCAATAAAATCTAACCTCATTGCAAACTACAGCAAATATG GATTTGAACAACCTATTATGGCTTGCTGCGGGTATGGAGGTCCGCCATTGAACTATGATTTTAGAATTTCTTGTGGACAAACAAAGATCTTGAATGGGACTTCAGTTACAGCAAAAGGGTGCACTGATAGTACTGACTATATCAGTTGGGATGGAATTCATTACACGGAAGCTGCAAATCAGTTTGTTTCTTCACAAATACTCACTGGAAAATATTCTGATCCACCTTTCTCAGACAAAATGCCTTTCGTCCTGAAGCTCAAGTTCTAA
- the LOC115718931 gene encoding GDSL esterase/lipase At1g54790 isoform X2 — MASKTMMIPHILTLLSILAPCVDSVVEFNYPAVFNFGDSNSDTGELVAAYGSFLNSPYGQSYFKNPSGRACDGRLIVDFLSNCLSFAMATKTLALFILTLVHLCFPLAKSVEFNFPAVFNFGDSNSDTGGLVSSGIETINPPYGQNYFKIPSGRYSDGRLIVDFLMDAMDLPFLNSYLDSIGAPSFRKGCNFAAAGSTVLPATATSVSPFSFGLQVSQFGRFKAKTLELLAKGRKFSKYIPTEDVFSKGLYMFDIGQNDVAGAFYSKTFDQIIASIPTILLEFENGIKNLYDQGARNFWIHNTGPLGCLTQNVLKFGTDPSKLDEQGCVSAHNQAAKLFNLQLHALSKKLQGQYSDTNFTYVDIFSIKSNLIANYSKYGFEQPIMACCGYGGPPLNYDFRISCGQTKILNGTSVTAKGCTDSTDYISWDGIHYTEAANQFVSSQILTGKYSDPPFSDKMPFVLKLKF, encoded by the exons ATGGCTTCCAAGACCATGATGATTCCCCACATCTTAACCCTATTATCAATTCTCGCACCTTGTGTAGATTCAGTTGTTGAATTCAACTATCCAGCTGTTTTTAATTTTGGTGATTCAAACTCTGACACTGGTGAGCTTGTTGCTGCTTATGGGTCCTTCCTTAACTCCCCTTATGGCCAATCATACTTCAAAAACCCATCTGGCAGAGCCTGTGATGGCCGTCTAATCGTAGATTTTCTAAGTAA ttgtCTCTCATTTGCCATGGCTACCAAGACTTTAGCTCTCTTCATCCTCACCTTGGTTCATCTCTGTTTTCCTCTGGCCAAATCTGTTGAGTTCAACTTCCCTgctgtttttaactttggtgATTCTAACTCTGACACTGGTGGGCTTGTATCTTCTGGGATTGAAACCATTAATCCTCCATATGGACAAAACTACTTCAAAATCCCATCTGGGAGATACTCTGATGGGCGTCTTATAGTTGATTTTTTGA TGGATGCAATGGATCTTCCGTTTCTAAATTCCTATCTGGATTCCATTGGTGCGCCAAGTTTTCGAAAAGGGTGCAATTTCGCAGCCGCGGGATCTACTGTGCTCCCAGCAACTGCAACATCAGTTAGCCCTTTTTCATTTGGACTTCAGGTGTCTCAGTTTGGCAGATTTAAAGCTAAGACTCTTGAATTGCTGGCTAAAG GTAGAAAGTTTTCCAAGTACATTCCAACAGAGGACGTTTTCTCCAAGGGGCTATACATGTTTGATATAGGCCAGAATGATGTTGCTGGTGCATTTTACTCCAAAACGTTCGATCAGATAATTGCTTCAATTCCAACAATAttgttagaatttgaaaatgGCATAAAG AATCTATATGATCAAGGGGCCAGAAATTTTTGGATACACAACACAGGCCCTCTTGGATGCTTGACTCAGAATGTTCTCAAATTCGGAACTGACCCATCCAAGCTTGATGAACAAGGGTGCGTCAGCGCACACAACCAAGCCGCTAAACTGTTCAATCTTCAGCTTCATGCTCTATCTAAGAAATTACAGGGCCAATACTCAGATACAAATTTCACTTATGTTGATATCTTCTCAATAAAATCTAACCTCATTGCAAACTACAGCAAATATG GATTTGAACAACCTATTATGGCTTGCTGCGGGTATGGAGGTCCGCCATTGAACTATGATTTTAGAATTTCTTGTGGACAAACAAAGATCTTGAATGGGACTTCAGTTACAGCAAAAGGGTGCACTGATAGTACTGACTATATCAGTTGGGATGGAATTCATTACACGGAAGCTGCAAATCAGTTTGTTTCTTCACAAATACTCACTGGAAAATATTCTGATCCACCTTTCTCAGACAAAATGCCTTTCGTCCTGAAGCTCAAGTTCTAA